Proteins co-encoded in one Arachis hypogaea cultivar Tifrunner chromosome 11, arahy.Tifrunner.gnm2.J5K5, whole genome shotgun sequence genomic window:
- the LOC112722232 gene encoding protein PIN-LIKES 4 isoform X2, with protein sequence MPVNILITFIIGSILGWILVVIITRAPKNLEGLIISVCSAGNLPIIIIPAICKDKGSPFGDPDVCYKYGMLYASLSMAVFEMKKLKVHNWKLANGAMPYLQHLLIDFCRQLDDLPNELWSLIALRQVHVLLPSEALSLRLKDIEMKDGCELIIREGVHSLLAVNMGFNITIRTS encoded by the exons ATGCCAGTGAACATTCTCATTACATTTATAATAGGGTCAATTTTGGGATGGATCCTAGTCGTCATAATCACAAGGGCTCCCAAAAACCTAGAAGGTTTGATAATTAGTGTCTGTTCTGCAG GAAACTTGCCTATAATCATTATCCCAGCTATATGCAAAGATAAAGGTAGCCCTTTTGGAGATCCTGATGTCTGCTACAAATATGGGATGTTATATGCTTCACTATCTATGGCT GTGTTCGAGATGAAAAAGTTAAAAGTTCACAACTGGAAATTAGCCAACGGTGCAATGCCATACCTTCAGCACTTGCTGATCGATTTTTGTCGACAGTTGGATGATCTCCCAAATGAATTGTGGTCTTTGATTGCCCTGAGACAAGTGCATGTTTTGCTACCCTCTGAAGCATTGTCTCTCAGACTAAAAGATATTGAAATGAAGGATGGGTGTGAGCTCATAATCAGAGAGG GAGTGCATTCGCTGTTGGCCGTCAATATGGGTTTCAATATTACTATAAGGACCAGCTGA
- the LOC112722232 gene encoding protein PIN-LIKES 4 isoform X4, producing the protein MPVNILITFIIGSILGWILVVIITRAPKNLEGLIISVCSAGNLPIIIIPAICKDKGSPFGDPDVCYKYGMLYASLSMAVFEMKKLKVHNWKLANGAMPYLQHLLIDFCRQLDDLPNELWSLIALRQVHVLLPSEALSLRLKDIEMKDGCELIIREEFYGV; encoded by the exons ATGCCAGTGAACATTCTCATTACATTTATAATAGGGTCAATTTTGGGATGGATCCTAGTCGTCATAATCACAAGGGCTCCCAAAAACCTAGAAGGTTTGATAATTAGTGTCTGTTCTGCAG GAAACTTGCCTATAATCATTATCCCAGCTATATGCAAAGATAAAGGTAGCCCTTTTGGAGATCCTGATGTCTGCTACAAATATGGGATGTTATATGCTTCACTATCTATGGCT GTGTTCGAGATGAAAAAGTTAAAAGTTCACAACTGGAAATTAGCCAACGGTGCAATGCCATACCTTCAGCACTTGCTGATCGATTTTTGTCGACAGTTGGATGATCTCCCAAATGAATTGTGGTCTTTGATTGCCCTGAGACAAGTGCATGTTTTGCTACCCTCTGAAGCATTGTCTCTCAGACTAAAAGATATTGAAATGAAGGATGGGTGTGAGCTCATAATCAGAGAGG AATTTTATGGAGTTTGA
- the LOC112722232 gene encoding lysM domain receptor-like kinase 3 isoform X5, giving the protein MRLRTTLFTCSRLLIFDNIENGSLKEHLNDPLNTPLNWRMRLQIANEVVAALVVYASEHSHYIYNRVNFGMDPSRHNHKGSQKPRRFDN; this is encoded by the exons ATGAGATTGAGAACCACTCTTTTCACTTGCTCGCG ACTGCTCATATTTGATAACATAGAGAATGGAAGCTTAAAAGAGCATCTCAATG ATCCCTTGAATACTCCTTTAAATTGGAGGATGAGGTTGCAGATTGCTAATGAAGTTGTAGCAGCACTG gTGGTTTATGCCAGTGAACATTCTCATTACATTTATAATAGGGTCAATTTTGGGATGGATCCTAGTCGTCATAATCACAAGGGCTCCCAAAAACCTAGAAGGTTTGATAATTAG
- the LOC112722232 gene encoding protein PIN-LIKES 4 isoform X1 — protein sequence MPVNILITFIIGSILGWILVVIITRAPKNLEGLIISVCSAGNLPIIIIPAICKDKGSPFGDPDVCYKYGMLYASLSMALQVFEMKKLKVHNWKLANGAMPYLQHLLIDFCRQLDDLPNELWSLIALRQVHVLLPSEALSLRLKDIEMKDGCELIIREGVHSLLAVNMGFNITIRTS from the exons ATGCCAGTGAACATTCTCATTACATTTATAATAGGGTCAATTTTGGGATGGATCCTAGTCGTCATAATCACAAGGGCTCCCAAAAACCTAGAAGGTTTGATAATTAGTGTCTGTTCTGCAG GAAACTTGCCTATAATCATTATCCCAGCTATATGCAAAGATAAAGGTAGCCCTTTTGGAGATCCTGATGTCTGCTACAAATATGGGATGTTATATGCTTCACTATCTATGGCT CTGCAGGTGTTCGAGATGAAAAAGTTAAAAGTTCACAACTGGAAATTAGCCAACGGTGCAATGCCATACCTTCAGCACTTGCTGATCGATTTTTGTCGACAGTTGGATGATCTCCCAAATGAATTGTGGTCTTTGATTGCCCTGAGACAAGTGCATGTTTTGCTACCCTCTGAAGCATTGTCTCTCAGACTAAAAGATATTGAAATGAAGGATGGGTGTGAGCTCATAATCAGAGAGG GAGTGCATTCGCTGTTGGCCGTCAATATGGGTTTCAATATTACTATAAGGACCAGCTGA
- the LOC112722232 gene encoding protein PIN-LIKES 4 isoform X3, which produces MPVNILITFIIGSILGWILVVIITRAPKNLEGLIISVCSAAICKDKGSPFGDPDVCYKYGMLYASLSMAVFEMKKLKVHNWKLANGAMPYLQHLLIDFCRQLDDLPNELWSLIALRQVHVLLPSEALSLRLKDIEMKDGCELIIREGVHSLLAVNMGFNITIRTS; this is translated from the exons ATGCCAGTGAACATTCTCATTACATTTATAATAGGGTCAATTTTGGGATGGATCCTAGTCGTCATAATCACAAGGGCTCCCAAAAACCTAGAAGGTTTGATAATTAGTGTCTGTTCTGCAG CTATATGCAAAGATAAAGGTAGCCCTTTTGGAGATCCTGATGTCTGCTACAAATATGGGATGTTATATGCTTCACTATCTATGGCT GTGTTCGAGATGAAAAAGTTAAAAGTTCACAACTGGAAATTAGCCAACGGTGCAATGCCATACCTTCAGCACTTGCTGATCGATTTTTGTCGACAGTTGGATGATCTCCCAAATGAATTGTGGTCTTTGATTGCCCTGAGACAAGTGCATGTTTTGCTACCCTCTGAAGCATTGTCTCTCAGACTAAAAGATATTGAAATGAAGGATGGGTGTGAGCTCATAATCAGAGAGG GAGTGCATTCGCTGTTGGCCGTCAATATGGGTTTCAATATTACTATAAGGACCAGCTGA